From the Notolabrus celidotus isolate fNotCel1 chromosome 12, fNotCel1.pri, whole genome shotgun sequence genome, one window contains:
- the LOC117823218 gene encoding zinc finger protein 706: MARGHQKIQSQQKNAKKQADIKKTKGHDQKAAAKAALVYTCAVCRTQMPDPKTFKQHFESKHPKSPMPPELVDVEA, translated from the exons ATGGCCCGTGGGCACCAGAAGATCCAGTCCCAGCAGAAGAATGCCAAAAAACAAGCAGACATCAAGAAGACCAAAGGCCATGACCAGAAGGCAGCAGCTAAGGCTGCTTTAGTATACACGTGCGCTGTGTGTCGG ACACAAATGCCTGACCCGAAGACCTTCAAGCAGCACTTTGAAAGCAAACATCCAAAGTCCCCAATGCCGCCAGAGTTGGTGGACGTAGAGGCGTAA